CATAAAAGATGAATATTCGAAGATTCTGTTTCTTTACGGTGGAAGGCAGGTTCGTAGTTTCCTAAAACTACGAACCCGATTTCGATGCTTTTTTGTTGAATGCCAAAACTCGAATAGCCGCCGCCTTTCTACGATTTTGAGTGGTTTCCCGACTCAGTTTTACTTTCCCCACCAAATGAGAAGTAGCAGTCGTCGGATGCCCCGAAGTAAAAGGGGGAGTCGGATTGTATTCGATCATAAGTTGAATTTCTTCGGCGAGTTCAATCCCGAAAAGTTCAGCGGTTAAAAAAAGGGCAAAGTCGATTCCCGCGGTAACCCCGCCCCCGGTGATCCGATTACGATCCTTAACGAAACGTTCGCCAGAAATCTGAACCGGAAACAATTTTAAAACATCCAAGGAAAGCCAGTGAGTTGTCGCTTTATATCCGTCTAGAAGACCAGCCGCAGCAAGTACCAAAGAACCCGTACAAACCGAAGTGATAAATTTAGAATTTTCCGCTTTTGTTTTGAGAAAATTTAAGACTTCAAATTCTTCCATGAGAAGAGTAGTTCCGGCGCCTCCCGGTACGAGTAGAATGTCGAAATCGGGGCAATTCGAAAAATCATAGTCGGGGATCAATTTCATTCCCGATTCCGCCACAACCGGTTTCTTCGATTGAGCGAATAGGAATATCTTCGCGCTTGGAATTCTTGAAAAAACTTCATAAGGTCCTGTAAAATCAAGTTGTGTGACACCCGAAAAGATAAAAATCCCGATGGAAAGATTAGAACCTCGCATAAATTCCGAGCGTACGTATTTTAATGCGACTTTCAAGTCATTTTTGATTTTAGAATTCCTTGATGCAAAAACTTCGGGGGGGAAAAAAGTAAGCACGTGAATTATGATAAATATCTATTCTTGGATGTAGGAGATACGATTCTTCATCTGAAAAAATCCG
The nucleotide sequence above comes from Leptospira weilii. Encoded proteins:
- a CDS encoding DJ-1/PfpI family protein; amino-acid sequence: MRGSNLSIGIFIFSGVTQLDFTGPYEVFSRIPSAKIFLFAQSKKPVVAESGMKLIPDYDFSNCPDFDILLVPGGAGTTLLMEEFEVLNFLKTKAENSKFITSVCTGSLVLAAAGLLDGYKATTHWLSLDVLKLFPVQISGERFVKDRNRITGGGVTAGIDFALFLTAELFGIELAEEIQLMIEYNPTPPFTSGHPTTATSHLVGKVKLSRETTQNRRKAAAIRVLAFNKKASKSGS